A region of the Polaribacter sp. L3A8 genome:
TTAATAAAGAAAAGTCTATATATTTGCCGAATAAATTTTTAGATACTATTTTGATATCCAAAATAGTTAATTATTTTAAGTAGTTATAAAAGAGGTTTTTGTAGTCGTTTGGGTTATACCAAATCAGATCACTTTAGTTTTTTTTATTTCTTTTATTGTTAAAAGTTTTTTTTATATTTGTTATATGAAAGAAAAAAGTAATAATAAAATTTTAATCTGGGGGGGTATAAAATGAAAAACAAAAGATATTTTGCATTAATTATAATGCTAGCAATTACAAGTATAGGTATAGCACAAGGTCCACCGGGTTTAGGTCCACCTTCGCCACCGGGATTACCAATAGATGGTGGTCTACTTTTTTTAGTTATTTCGGGTGTTTTATACGGTGTAAAAAAGAAATTTAAGAATTAGTTAGTCTACTAACATATTTTCCAATAACATCAAATTCTAAGTTAACACAATCATTTTGTTTAAGAGACATAAAGGTTGTGTTTTCTTTTGTATATGGTATTATAGCTACACTAAATTCATTTTGTTTAGAATTAACTACCGTTAAGCTTACGCCGTTAACAGTTATAGAACCTTTTTCTATAGTTATATTTTTATTGGAAGAGTCGTAATTAAAAGTAAAAATGGTACTTCCATTGTCATTTTTAATATTTATACAAGTTGCTGTTTGGTCTACATGGCCTTGCACAATATGACCATCTAATCGGTCACCTAATTTCATTCCACGTTCTAAGTTAACAGAATCTGTTTCCACTAAATTGCCAATATTTGTTTTATTTAAGGTTTCTTTAATAGCTGTAACGGTATATTCATCATTATGTATTGCTACAACAGTTAGGCAAACTCCATTGTGAGCAACGCTTTGATCTATCTTTAATTCATTTGTAAAATTACTTCTTACAGTTAAATGAATATTATCTTGTTCTTTAGTGATGTTTGTTATTGTGCCAAGTGTTTCTATAATTCCGGTAAACATATTTGTAAAATTTAGTTACTTTTGTAGTATTCAAAAATAGGAATAATAGAAGAGTTACTATGAATAAATCTGATAAAATTATAGTTGGTATTTCAGTAGGAGATTTAAATGGAATAGGTTTAGAGGTAATTCTAAAAACTTTTCAAGACAAAAGAATGCTAGATTTTTGTACACCAGTCCTTTTTGGTAGTACAAAAGTAGTTTCTTATCATAAAAAAGCTCTAATGTCTGAAACTCCCGTTCATGGTATTACTTCTTTAAATCAAGTTAATCATAATAAGATTAATGTATTAAATATTTGGAAAGAAGATGTTTCTGTTGAGTTAGGGAAAGCTACTAAAGAATCTGGTGAGTATGCTGCCAAATCATTAGAAGCAGCTGTTGCTTGTTTAAAAGATAAAACGATTGATGTTTTATTAACAGCACCTATTAATAAGGAAACCATACAGTCGGAAACTTTTAATTTTCCTGGACACACAGAATATTTAGAAGATAAACTTGATGGAAAAAGTTTAATGATTTTAATGACTGATGCTTTAAGGATTGGTTTAATAACAGGTCATATTCCCATTTCTAAAGTAGCAGAGTCTATTACTCCAGCTTTAATTAAAGAAAAAGTAGCTACGATGTATACTTCTTTAGTGCAAGATTTCGGAATTAATAAGCCTAAGATAGCAGTATTATCGTTAAATCCTCATTGTGGAGATAAAGGCGTTATTGGGGTAGAAGATGATGAAATTATAAAGCCTACAGTTGATGAAATTAAGGCGACTGGTAAGTTGGTTTTTGGGCCTTATGCAGCAGATGGATTTTTTGGTTCTGAAACTTATAAGCAGTTTGATGGTGTTTTGGCAACCTATCATGATCAAGGATTAGCTCCTTTTAAAGCATTGTCTTTTGGTAATGGCGTTAATTTTACAGCAGGCTTAAGTGAGGTTAGAACTTCTCCGGATCATGGTACAGGCTTTGATATAGCTGGAAAAAACATTGCAAACCCTTCTTCTTTTAAGGAAGCTTTGTTTACTGGAATTCAAATTTATAAGACAAGAAAAGAATATAAAGAGCTTTCAGAAAAACCTCTTTTAGTAAAGTAAAAAACTTTTGACAGAAAAGATTGTAAAATAATAAATTTTTATATCTTTGCACGCTTAATTGATATTTGGAAATGAAAGACTTAAAGGAGTTCGACATACAGTTTGTAGGATTAAAAGAAGGAATTCATTTATTTGAATATGAAATTAATAATACGTTCTTTAATGTTTTTAATTTTGATGAATTTGAAAGTTCATCAATTAAAATATCGTTAAATTTTATAAAGAAGAGTACATTATTAGAGTTAAGTTTTACTGCCAATGGGTATGTAGAGGTACCTTGTGATGTTTCTAACGAACTTTATAAGCAAGATGTTCAAGCAGTTTTACCATTAGTTGTAAACTTTGGACCAGAATTTAATGATGAAAACGAGGAAATTTTAATATTACCTCATGAAGCGTATGAGTTTAGTGTAGCTCAATATATTTATGAACTAATAATATTGTCGGTTCCTAATAAAAGAGTTCATCCAAAAGTTTTAGACGGAACTATGGATTCTGAAGCATTAAATAAGTTAAGAGAGTTAGAAATAAAAGAAGTAAAGACTGTTGAAGAGACAGACCCAAGGTGGGATAAATTAAAGAATTTAATAACAGAAAAAAAGACATAAAATGGCACATCCTAAGAGAAAAATATCCAAAACTAGAAGAGACAAAAGGAGAACTCATTATAAGGCATCTTATCAGCAAATTGCTACAGATCCTACAACAGGAGAATCTCACTTATACCACAGAGCTCACTGGCACGAAGGTAAATTATACTATAGAGGACAGATCGTCTTAGAATCGGCGTCTGCAGTAGAAGCATAAAAGAATCAAAAGTTTTCTAAAAACCCTCATTAATTGAGGGTTTTTTTGCGTTTTTTAAGTAGAAATTGTCTCTTTTGATGATTATTACTTAAAAAAGTGAAATAAATTTCACTACTTTTGATCTTCCTAACCACATGGAAAACAACTAAAAATATGACAAAAATCACTGCAGCAATTACAGCAGTAGGGAAATATGTTCCTGAATATGTTCTGACTAATAAAGAGTTAGAAACCATGGTAGAAACCAATGATGAATGGATTACAAGTAGAACAGGCATCAAAGAAAGAAGGGTTTTAAAAGGAGAAGGTTTAGGTACTTCATATATGGCAATAAAAGCCGCTGAAGAATTATTACAAAAATCTAACGTTAACCCAGCAGAAATAGATTTAATAATTGTAGGGACTGCTACTCCAGATTTACCAATTGCATCTACAGCAGCATATGTTGCATCAGAAATTGGAGCTACAAATGCTTTTGGTTATGATTTGCAAGCGGCATGTTCTAGCTTTTTATTTGGTATGTCTACGGCAGCTGCTTATATAGAGTCTGGTAGGTATAAAAAAGTATTATTAATTGGAGCAGATAAAATGTCTTCAATTATAGATTATAGCGATAGAGCTACTTGTATTATTTTTGGAGATGGAGCAGGAGCTGCTTTATTTGAACCAAATTACGAAGGCTTAGGTTTGCAAGATGAGTATTTAAGAAGTGATGGAGTAGGGAGAGACTTTTTAAGAATTGAAGCAGGTGGGTCTTTAATGCCAACAACCAAAGAAACGGTAGCAGAAAATAAACATTTTGTATATCAAGAAGGGAAAACTGTTTTTAAATATGCCGTTTCAAGTATGGCAGACGTTGCAGAAAAAATGTTAACTAGAAATAATCTTACAGAAAAAGATGTTCAATGGTTAGCAGCGCATCAAGCTAATAAAAGAATTATTGAAGCAACAGCTAAAAGAGTTGGAGTGCCATCAGAAAAAGTGATGATGAATATTCAAAAATACGGAAACACTACTTCTGCAACCTTGCCACTTTTATTGGCAGATTATGAAAGTCAATTAAAAAAAGGAGATAACTTAATTTTTGCGGCATTTGGTGGCGGTTTCACATGGGGAGCAGCTTACGTAAAATGGGCATATAATTCATAAATACAACAATTAAACAATTATGAGTATGGATATTAAAGAAATTCAAAATCTTATAAAATTTGTAGCTAAATCTGGCGCTAGCGAGGTAAAGTTAGAGATGGAAGATGTAAAAATTACAATTAGAACTGGTTCTGGTAAAACAGAAACAACAATTGTACAAGCAGCTCCAATGGCTGGGATACCTCAAGTTGCAGCACCTGTTGCGGCTCAACCTGTGGCAACTGCAGATGCAGTAGCTCCACAAGCAGAAAATGAAAATTCTAAATATATTACTGTAAAGTCTCCTATTATTGGTACTTTTTATAGAAAACCGTCTCCTGATAAACCTAATTTTGTAGAAGTAGGAACTGAAATTTCTGAAGGTGATACGGTTTGTGTTATTGAAGCAATGAAGTTGTTTAATGAGATAGAATCTGAGATCTCAGGTAAAGTCGTTAAAATATTAGTTGATGATTCTTCTCCTGTAGAATTTGATCAACCCTTATTTTTAGTAGATCCGTCATAGTATAAATCATAATTTTTAAATTACAGATTCTATAAGAATATCTTAGAATTTGTTTTTTGAATATTGAAAATTTAAGACTTTATGTTTAAAAAAATATTAATTGCCAATAGAGGTGAAATAGCACTTCGTGTTATTAGAACCTGTAAAGAAATGGGCATTAAAACTGTTGCAGTATATTCTACTGCAGATGCAGAAAGTTTGCACGTTAGATTTGCAGATGAAGCAGTTTGTATTGGACCTCCTTCAAGTTCAGAATCATATTTAAAAATGTCTAACATTATTTCGGCTGCAGAAATAACGAATGCAGACGCAATTCATCCTGGTTACGGGTTTTTATCTGAAAATGCTAAGTTTTCAAGATTATGTGAAGAGCACAATATTAAATTTATTGGAGCTACAGGTGACATGATTGATCAAATGGGAGACAAAGCGAATGCTAAATCTACTATGATTGCTGCAGGTGTACCTTGTGTGCCTGGTAGTGAAGGTGTTATTGTTGATTTTGAAGATTGTGAAAAAGTTGCAATTGAAACAGGATACCCAGTAATGTTAAAAGCTTCTGCAGGTGGTGGAGGTAAAGGTATGCGTGCTGTTTGGAAACCAGAAGATTTAAGAGATGCTTGGGATTCTGCAAGACATGAATCTAAAGCTGCCTTTGGTAATGATGATATGTATATGGAAAAGCTTATTGAAGAGCCAAGACATATAGAAATTCAGATTGTTGGAGATTCTTACGGTAAAGCATGTCATTTATCTGAAAGAGACTGTTCTGTACAACGTCGTCATCAAAAGTTAACGGAGGAAACTCCTTCTCCTTTTATGACTGATGCTTTAAGAAAAAAGATGGGAACTGCAGCTGTAAAAGCAGCAGAATTTATAAAGTACGAAGGTGCCGGAACTGTTGAATTCTTAGTAGACAAGCATAGAAATTTCTTCTTTATGGAGATGAATACTCGTATACAAGTAGAACACCCTATTACTGAAGAAGTAGTAAATTACGATTTAATTAGAGAACAGATTTTAGTGGCTGCAGGTGTGCCAATTTCAGGGAAAAATTATTTTCCGCAAATGCACTCTATAGAATGTAGAATTAATGCGGAAGATCCTTATAGTAATTTTAGACCTGCACCAGGAAAGATATTAACTTTTCATGCACCAGGAGGTCACGGAGTAAGAATAGATACGCATGTATATGCAGGTTATATGATTCCGCCAAATTACGATTCTATGATCGCTAAATTAATTACTACGGCTCAAACTAGAGAAGAAGCAATTAATAAAATGAAACGAGCATTAGATGAGTTTGTGATAGAAGGAGTAAAAACAACAATTCCTTTTCATAGACAATTAATGGATCATCCAGATTATGTTGCAGGAAACTATACAACTAAGTTTATGGAAGATTTTGTAATGAAATAGAACATTAAGTTTTAGTTTAAATTTTATATAAAAATAGAGAACACAATTTGTGTTCTCTATTTTTTTTATCTTTATAGTTAAAGAAGAAATGATGAAAATTGACGGAATTGATAAAAAAATTATTAGAAGTTTAATAAAAGATGCAAGAACCCCTATCTTAAGTATTGCAAGAGATGTGGGGATCTCTGGAGCTGCAATTCATCAAAGGTTAAGGAAATTAGAGAAGTCTGAATTAATTGATGGCTATCAAATGATGATAAACCCCAAAACATTGGGATATAATACCATCGCTTTTGTTGGTCTCTTTTTAGAAAATACCGCTGTTTTATCCTCTATAATAAAAAGGCTTAAAGAGGTTGCGGAGGTTGTAGAATGTCATTATACAACAGGTAGTTTTACAATTTTTATTAAAGTATTATGTAAGGATAATGAAGATTTAATGAGGGTTTTAGATACTAAGATAAAAGAAATTAAAGGAGTTGTTAGGTTTGATACGTTTACATCTCTAAATAAACAAATTGATAGGCAAGTACAGATCTAGAAAGTAAATTAAACATTAAAATTTTACCATTTAACGAGTTTTTGAAACGGATAAACTAACAAATTTCTTTTTAGTATTTTTTTACACCACTTTTGTGTCAATAAAAAAAAATATATGAAATCCCTCTCCATCTTACTTATTGACGATGATGAATTAGAAAGAATGAAATTTAAAAAAGTATGTAAAGATATTCGTTTTCCGTGCGCTATTACAGAAGCGGTTAATGGAGAGCAGGCTTTAAATATTTTAAATATTTCTAAAAATGTATTTGATATTATCATTTTAGATCTACATATGCCTAAAATGTGTGGACTTAAACTTTTAGAGATTCTAAAATCTACCATAACTTTTAAATATACACCTATAATTATTATGTCTAATTCAGAAGATGATTCTGAATTAAAAAGATGTTATGAGTTAGGAGTTTCGGGCTACTTTACAAAACCAGTAGATTATACTAAATATTTTAAAAAAGTAAAATCATTATTAAACTATTGGAAACGTAACGAACTTATTGATTAATAATTCTATTAAAAAAAACAACATTAATATATGGAAACCCCTAATTTAAATTACATAAAAGAGCTTTCTGTGGGCGATATAGAATTTGAGGAAAGCATGCTTAAGGTCTTGAAAAAAGAATTCCCTGAAGAATATTTACTTTTTAATAAAAATTTTGAACAAAGAAATTATTTAGAAGTGGCAAACAATGTTCATAAAATAAAGCATAAAATTAGTATTTTAGGTCTAAAAGAAGGCTTAGAATTGGCTTCTAGATTTGAAAAAGATTTAAAAGTAGGAGATATAAAACTATATGGGGATTTTATAAAGCTTTTAAACAAAATTCATGTATATTTATTGGTCTAATAATTTTTAGAAATAGTATGATTTGTATAGTGATAGATGATGATTCCACGGCGAGATTAATTGTTAAGCAGTTATGTAGTAAATCTAAAGAAGTTTCTGTTATTGAGGAGTTTAGTTCTGCTATAGAAGCAATGAAGTATCTTAACTCTAATGATGTTGATTTAATTTTTTTAGATATACATATGCCTACCTTTTCTGGTTTTGATTTTATGGAAACCTTAAAATCTCCACCAAAAATAGTTTTAACTACTTCCGACAAGGATTTTGCTTTACAAGCATTTGAATATGAATGTGTGGTTGATTATCTTGTAAAGCCAATTGCAAAAGAAAGGTTTGACAAGTCTTTACTTAAATTAGCTGGTTTAAAACAAGCTAAAAACACTATTGAAATTGCAAATACATTAAATGATAACTCAGATTTTATATACGTAAGTGTAGATAGAAGATTAGTTAAAATTAATATTGCAGATATTTATTTTGTAGAAGCAAAAGGAGATTATATTAGTATAA
Encoded here:
- a CDS encoding PID-CTERM protein-sorting domain-containing protein, which translates into the protein MKNKRYFALIIMLAITSIGIAQGPPGLGPPSPPGLPIDGGLLFLVISGVLYGVKKKFKN
- a CDS encoding riboflavin synthase, whose amino-acid sequence is MFTGIIETLGTITNITKEQDNIHLTVRSNFTNELKIDQSVAHNGVCLTVVAIHNDEYTVTAIKETLNKTNIGNLVETDSVNLERGMKLGDRLDGHIVQGHVDQTATCINIKNDNGSTIFTFNYDSSNKNITIEKGSITVNGVSLTVVNSKQNEFSVAIIPYTKENTTFMSLKQNDCVNLEFDVIGKYVSRLTNS
- the pdxA gene encoding 4-hydroxythreonine-4-phosphate dehydrogenase PdxA, translated to MNKSDKIIVGISVGDLNGIGLEVILKTFQDKRMLDFCTPVLFGSTKVVSYHKKALMSETPVHGITSLNQVNHNKINVLNIWKEDVSVELGKATKESGEYAAKSLEAAVACLKDKTIDVLLTAPINKETIQSETFNFPGHTEYLEDKLDGKSLMILMTDALRIGLITGHIPISKVAESITPALIKEKVATMYTSLVQDFGINKPKIAVLSLNPHCGDKGVIGVEDDEIIKPTVDEIKATGKLVFGPYAADGFFGSETYKQFDGVLATYHDQGLAPFKALSFGNGVNFTAGLSEVRTSPDHGTGFDIAGKNIANPSSFKEALFTGIQIYKTRKEYKELSEKPLLVK
- a CDS encoding YceD family protein → MKDLKEFDIQFVGLKEGIHLFEYEINNTFFNVFNFDEFESSSIKISLNFIKKSTLLELSFTANGYVEVPCDVSNELYKQDVQAVLPLVVNFGPEFNDENEEILILPHEAYEFSVAQYIYELIILSVPNKRVHPKVLDGTMDSEALNKLRELEIKEVKTVEETDPRWDKLKNLITEKKT
- the rpmF gene encoding 50S ribosomal protein L32, with the translated sequence MAHPKRKISKTRRDKRRTHYKASYQQIATDPTTGESHLYHRAHWHEGKLYYRGQIVLESASAVEA
- a CDS encoding beta-ketoacyl-ACP synthase III, which translates into the protein MTKITAAITAVGKYVPEYVLTNKELETMVETNDEWITSRTGIKERRVLKGEGLGTSYMAIKAAEELLQKSNVNPAEIDLIIVGTATPDLPIASTAAYVASEIGATNAFGYDLQAACSSFLFGMSTAAAYIESGRYKKVLLIGADKMSSIIDYSDRATCIIFGDGAGAALFEPNYEGLGLQDEYLRSDGVGRDFLRIEAGGSLMPTTKETVAENKHFVYQEGKTVFKYAVSSMADVAEKMLTRNNLTEKDVQWLAAHQANKRIIEATAKRVGVPSEKVMMNIQKYGNTTSATLPLLLADYESQLKKGDNLIFAAFGGGFTWGAAYVKWAYNS
- the accB gene encoding acetyl-CoA carboxylase biotin carboxyl carrier protein — translated: MDIKEIQNLIKFVAKSGASEVKLEMEDVKITIRTGSGKTETTIVQAAPMAGIPQVAAPVAAQPVATADAVAPQAENENSKYITVKSPIIGTFYRKPSPDKPNFVEVGTEISEGDTVCVIEAMKLFNEIESEISGKVVKILVDDSSPVEFDQPLFLVDPS
- the accC gene encoding acetyl-CoA carboxylase biotin carboxylase subunit, which produces MFKKILIANRGEIALRVIRTCKEMGIKTVAVYSTADAESLHVRFADEAVCIGPPSSSESYLKMSNIISAAEITNADAIHPGYGFLSENAKFSRLCEEHNIKFIGATGDMIDQMGDKANAKSTMIAAGVPCVPGSEGVIVDFEDCEKVAIETGYPVMLKASAGGGGKGMRAVWKPEDLRDAWDSARHESKAAFGNDDMYMEKLIEEPRHIEIQIVGDSYGKACHLSERDCSVQRRHQKLTEETPSPFMTDALRKKMGTAAVKAAEFIKYEGAGTVEFLVDKHRNFFFMEMNTRIQVEHPITEEVVNYDLIREQILVAAGVPISGKNYFPQMHSIECRINAEDPYSNFRPAPGKILTFHAPGGHGVRIDTHVYAGYMIPPNYDSMIAKLITTAQTREEAINKMKRALDEFVIEGVKTTIPFHRQLMDHPDYVAGNYTTKFMEDFVMK
- a CDS encoding Lrp/AsnC family transcriptional regulator, giving the protein MKIDGIDKKIIRSLIKDARTPILSIARDVGISGAAIHQRLRKLEKSELIDGYQMMINPKTLGYNTIAFVGLFLENTAVLSSIIKRLKEVAEVVECHYTTGSFTIFIKVLCKDNEDLMRVLDTKIKEIKGVVRFDTFTSLNKQIDRQVQI
- a CDS encoding response regulator, translated to MKSLSILLIDDDELERMKFKKVCKDIRFPCAITEAVNGEQALNILNISKNVFDIIILDLHMPKMCGLKLLEILKSTITFKYTPIIIMSNSEDDSELKRCYELGVSGYFTKPVDYTKYFKKVKSLLNYWKRNELID
- a CDS encoding Hpt domain-containing protein, which translates into the protein METPNLNYIKELSVGDIEFEESMLKVLKKEFPEEYLLFNKNFEQRNYLEVANNVHKIKHKISILGLKEGLELASRFEKDLKVGDIKLYGDFIKLLNKIHVYLLV
- a CDS encoding LytR/AlgR family response regulator transcription factor, encoding MICIVIDDDSTARLIVKQLCSKSKEVSVIEEFSSAIEAMKYLNSNDVDLIFLDIHMPTFSGFDFMETLKSPPKIVLTTSDKDFALQAFEYECVVDYLVKPIAKERFDKSLLKLAGLKQAKNTIEIANTLNDNSDFIYVSVDRRLVKINIADIYFVEAKGDYISIKTASKNYIVHSTLKKIEDKLPSSLFLRIHRSFIINVSEIVDIEDNSVLIQKSVIPISRSNKSELMRRLNLL